One genomic region from Saprospiraceae bacterium encodes:
- a CDS encoding VCBS repeat-containing protein: protein MKSLHFFLTSSIILLMFGACSKPTNTLFRSAASAESGIDFSNTLTPTDSLNIIEYLYYYNGGGVAVGDINNDGKPDIYLSSNQQSNKLFLNTGHLNFKDITATSGTSTLPHTTGAKWNTGVSMADVNGDGWLDIYVCQVGDYKSIKGRNLLYINNHDLTFSERAADFGLDIQSFSTQAAWLDYDRDGDLDMYLLCHSVHSTDMYKDTSVRRVVDPLRGDRLMRNDEGIFHNVSEAAGILSSPIGYGLGVAVSDFNNDAWPDILIGNDFHENDYLYINDQHGGFRQSQNASFRHTSTFSMGCDIADINRDGRMDLISLDMKPDDEIVLKNSVGADPYDIYQYKISFGYHYQYPRNTFQLNQYIDQAGTPFFSEVGQQLGISRTDWSWSPLLADFDNNGLTDIFIANGIAHRPNDLDYLKYYSSIQKLDTAHADALINRMPDGRAKNFFFSQSAGLQFDDVSAAWNPEGKDLSTAAAYADFDNDGDLDIIINRIDQPATLLVNQSTGNHYLKVQLFDTSRNKYDIGARITVYAAGQVYARDIYPTRGFQSSSDYTVHIGLGTADHIDSLLIRWPEGTYSLKENVPIDSLLKFTRPKSRSMAKSDMTLTALLTPIYNGLDFIHRENSYNDFEREKLLLYKLSSQGPGIAVGDINGDGREDLWIGGARDQSGITYLQSATGQLLPLQQHDLEAHAGFEDISGRWIDVDADRDLDLVVISGGYQIDNPNILLDRVYFNDGHGNLTYDAAAMPAVSHMSSCIAPNDMDGDVDLFIGGRVAPYYGYNTDSYLLINDGKGHFSIDPDPIFKGLGMVTDAVWSAVDNSPRKDLVVCGEWMPITLLSHDGSRWSKRTIPNTEGLWQSISSVDLDGDGDEDLVAGNIGHNHDLRATAAHPARMYVADFDQNTTPEAVISYYVQNQDYSFFSKDELAGEMVILKKKYTDYHSFAQSRLDQVFVDLEKNPINKSVSQLASTIFENNGKGQYTAHPLPFSAQSTMIFSILPTDVNGDNLTDLMLGGNIYEVTPSFGRMDGGYGTVLINKGKMQFEELPTDQSGFFVPGAIRDIQTITISGKKAYLVTRNGDRVMVFE, encoded by the coding sequence ATGAAGTCGTTACATTTCTTTTTAACATCGTCTATCATCCTATTGATGTTTGGCGCTTGTTCCAAACCCACCAATACCTTATTTCGATCCGCCGCAAGCGCAGAGAGCGGAATTGATTTTTCGAATACGCTTACTCCTACCGACAGCCTCAATATCATCGAATATCTCTACTATTATAATGGTGGCGGTGTGGCAGTCGGTGATATCAACAATGACGGCAAGCCGGATATCTACCTATCCTCTAACCAACAAAGCAACAAACTTTTTCTCAACACCGGTCACTTGAACTTTAAAGATATCACAGCTACTTCAGGCACCTCTACTTTACCGCATACGACGGGGGCTAAATGGAATACCGGCGTCAGTATGGCTGATGTCAATGGCGACGGCTGGTTGGATATCTATGTATGCCAGGTAGGTGATTATAAATCTATCAAAGGGCGCAATCTCTTATACATCAACAATCACGATCTGACTTTTTCAGAGCGGGCGGCTGATTTTGGACTCGATATTCAATCTTTTTCTACGCAGGCTGCCTGGCTGGACTATGATCGGGATGGAGACCTTGACATGTATTTGCTTTGCCACTCCGTGCACTCTACGGATATGTATAAAGACACCAGCGTGCGCAGAGTAGTAGACCCCTTGCGCGGAGATAGATTGATGCGCAATGATGAGGGAATATTTCACAATGTGAGCGAAGCTGCCGGTATTTTAAGCAGTCCGATTGGCTACGGCTTGGGGGTCGCTGTATCTGATTTTAATAATGATGCCTGGCCGGATATATTGATAGGCAATGACTTCCATGAAAATGATTATTTGTATATCAATGATCAGCACGGTGGATTCAGACAAAGCCAAAATGCCTCCTTCAGGCATACCAGTACTTTTTCTATGGGATGTGATATAGCGGATATCAATCGGGATGGACGCATGGACCTCATCAGCCTGGACATGAAACCCGATGATGAAATCGTTTTAAAAAACAGCGTTGGTGCAGATCCTTACGATATCTATCAGTATAAAATATCCTTTGGGTATCACTACCAGTATCCACGCAACACATTCCAACTCAACCAATATATCGACCAGGCTGGAACCCCATTCTTTAGCGAAGTCGGCCAACAATTAGGTATCTCCCGCACTGATTGGAGTTGGAGTCCATTGCTTGCTGACTTTGACAACAATGGGCTTACCGATATATTTATAGCTAATGGCATAGCCCATCGCCCCAATGACCTGGACTATCTCAAATATTATTCTTCTATCCAAAAGCTTGACACAGCACATGCCGACGCATTGATCAACAGGATGCCGGATGGTCGTGCTAAAAACTTCTTTTTTTCTCAGTCTGCAGGGCTGCAATTTGATGATGTTTCAGCTGCATGGAACCCTGAAGGAAAAGATCTTTCAACGGCTGCGGCTTACGCTGATTTTGACAATGACGGTGACCTCGACATCATCATCAACCGAATCGATCAACCTGCCACCTTACTGGTCAATCAATCTACAGGCAACCATTACCTCAAAGTCCAGCTTTTCGATACTTCCCGCAACAAATATGATATTGGTGCCAGAATCACGGTGTATGCTGCAGGCCAGGTATATGCCAGGGATATATACCCGACCAGAGGATTCCAATCATCCTCCGATTATACCGTACATATAGGCTTAGGGACTGCGGATCATATAGACAGCTTATTGATTCGATGGCCCGAAGGCACTTACTCACTGAAAGAAAATGTCCCGATAGATAGTCTTTTAAAATTTACCCGTCCCAAGTCAAGAAGTATGGCAAAAAGTGATATGACTTTAACTGCTTTACTTACGCCCATTTATAACGGACTTGATTTTATCCACCGGGAAAATTCTTACAATGATTTTGAACGTGAAAAATTATTGCTGTATAAACTCTCGTCGCAGGGTCCCGGCATCGCTGTTGGGGATATAAATGGAGATGGAAGAGAAGATCTGTGGATCGGAGGCGCTCGGGATCAAAGTGGGATCACTTATTTGCAATCAGCCACAGGTCAATTGCTCCCATTACAACAACATGATCTTGAAGCTCATGCAGGATTTGAAGATATCTCAGGACGATGGATCGATGTAGATGCAGATCGGGATCTGGACCTGGTAGTCATCTCCGGGGGATATCAAATCGACAACCCAAATATTCTTTTGGATCGGGTCTATTTTAATGATGGCCATGGCAACCTGACTTATGATGCCGCAGCTATGCCTGCGGTGTCGCATATGAGCAGTTGCATAGCCCCCAATGATATGGATGGGGATGTCGACCTGTTTATTGGTGGTCGGGTAGCCCCCTATTACGGGTACAATACAGACTCTTATTTATTGATCAATGATGGCAAGGGACATTTTAGTATCGATCCGGACCCAATCTTTAAAGGTCTGGGGATGGTCACAGATGCGGTATGGTCTGCTGTTGACAATTCACCTCGTAAGGACCTGGTAGTCTGTGGTGAATGGATGCCTATCACTCTACTGAGCCATGATGGCAGTAGATGGAGCAAGAGGACTATCCCTAATACCGAAGGGCTGTGGCAGTCGATATCTTCTGTTGATCTGGATGGGGATGGAGATGAGGATCTGGTAGCGGGCAATATCGGACATAATCATGATCTACGGGCAACTGCGGCTCATCCAGCTCGTATGTACGTAGCTGATTTTGATCAAAACACAACACCTGAGGCAGTGATCTCCTACTACGTGCAGAACCAGGATTATTCCTTTTTCAGCAAAGATGAACTAGCTGGTGAGATGGTCATCCTCAAGAAAAAATATACAGATTATCACAGTTTTGCTCAGAGTCGCCTCGACCAGGTATTTGTCGATCTCGAGAAGAACCCTATCAACAAATCGGTCTCACAGCTTGCGTCTACCATTTTTGAAAACAACGGAAAAGGCCAATATACTGCCCACCCTCTACCCTTCTCAGCCCAGTCTACCATGATATTTTCTATCCTCCCTACCGATGTCAATGGTGATAACCTGACTGATCTTATGCTGGGCGGCAATATCTATGAAGTCACTCCCTCTTTCGGGCGGATGGATGGAGGTTATGGCACTGTCCTGATCAATAAAGGCAAAATGCAATTTGAAGAACTGCCAACCGACCAATCCGGTTTTTTTGTGCCGGGTGCAATTCGAGACATACAGACTATCACTATATCAGGTAAAAAAGCATATTTAGTAACCAGGAATGGAGACCGAGTGATGGTCTTTGAATAA
- a CDS encoding nucleotidyltransferase domain-containing protein — protein sequence MLARQTIIKAVNEMVTSAARHGLPMEKILLFGSYAKGTPHEYSDLDLAVFSSAFVENPHANIDMIQCAERLPQMSLRLYPLVDFEEDPFVQEIKKHAVVLRDTTKFQEANST from the coding sequence ATGCTTGCAAGACAAACTATCATAAAAGCTGTAAATGAAATGGTGACCAGTGCTGCCAGGCATGGACTTCCTATGGAAAAAATATTGTTATTTGGGTCCTACGCCAAAGGCACACCTCATGAATATAGTGATTTAGATCTTGCTGTGTTTTCTTCAGCTTTTGTTGAAAACCCACATGCCAATATAGATATGATTCAATGCGCAGAAAGATTGCCTCAGATGTCTTTGCGACTGTATCCTTTAGTGGATTTTGAAGAGGATCCGTTTGTACAAGAAATCAAAAAACATGCTGTGGTACTTCGGGATACCACTAAGTTTCAGGAAGCTAATTCAACATAA
- a CDS encoding HEPN domain-containing protein, with amino-acid sequence MIFNSYMLTCYLFIFVWVLTKNDYIKYWTESSSEDWDRVSWLVEKSDYVFALFCLHLSLEKLAKALWVKENQANFPPRIHELKYILTDTSLVLDADQARFIDDIQKYQFEGRYPDYKQYIKKYTNKAYLLEMLEKAKSLRACLQDKLS; translated from the coding sequence ATGATTTTCAATAGTTATATGCTCACCTGTTATTTGTTTATCTTTGTTTGGGTGTTAACTAAAAACGATTATATAAAATATTGGACAGAATCTTCGTCAGAAGACTGGGATAGAGTGTCTTGGTTGGTTGAAAAGAGTGACTATGTATTTGCCCTGTTCTGTTTACACCTGAGCTTAGAGAAGTTGGCAAAAGCTTTGTGGGTAAAAGAAAATCAGGCAAACTTTCCACCAAGAATTCATGAATTGAAATATATATTGACCGATACTTCATTGGTATTGGATGCAGACCAGGCGAGGTTTATAGATGATATTCAAAAGTACCAATTTGAAGGAAGGTATCCTGACTATAAGCAATACATAAAAAAATATACCAACAAAGCCTATTTATTGGAGATGTTGGAAAAAGCAAAATCGCTGAGAGCATGCTTGCAAGACAAACTATCATAA
- a CDS encoding inorganic diphosphatase — translation MKALFNPWHHVSPGNKLYLEINGIIEIPKGTRAKYELDKDSGLLKLDRVLFSSVYYPANYGFIPQSYCDDKDPLDILILSQIDIEPLCIVPAKPIGVMRMLDNGEADDKIIAVAAGDPSVNHINDISELPPHFISEMRHFFEDYKKLENKSVVVEDFLDREMAIQIIKDSFKLYQEKFGIPA, via the coding sequence ATGAAAGCACTATTCAACCCCTGGCACCATGTCTCCCCCGGTAATAAATTATACCTGGAAATCAATGGCATTATCGAGATCCCCAAAGGCACACGAGCTAAATATGAGCTCGACAAAGACAGCGGCTTGCTCAAGCTGGATCGGGTATTATTCTCATCGGTGTATTATCCGGCCAACTATGGTTTTATACCCCAAAGCTATTGTGATGACAAGGATCCATTGGATATCCTCATTTTGTCCCAGATAGATATAGAACCACTGTGCATCGTACCGGCCAAACCCATCGGAGTCATGCGCATGCTCGACAATGGCGAGGCGGATGACAAAATCATTGCTGTAGCTGCAGGTGACCCCAGTGTCAATCATATCAACGATATCTCCGAGTTACCTCCACACTTTATCTCGGAGATGCGCCATTTTTTTGAAGATTATAAAAAACTGGAGAATAAATCCGTCGTCGTCGAAGATTTTCTGGATCGGGAGATGGCGATCCAAATCATCAAGGACAGTTTTAAACTCTACCAGGAGAAATTTGGTATTCCCGCTTAA
- a CDS encoding carbon-nitrogen hydrolase family protein: MRLCVAQIRPVSGSIAQNIGIHKKWIDRAIQHSTDIIIFPELSITGYEPNLAHDLALHPDDARLEVFQHLSDQSKIIIGVGAPIRQDQGITISLILFHPNAPRQVYTKKYIHQDEEPFFIPGHNESALLNHHPTIALSICYELSVPQHAEDAHRHGANIYLSSVAKTAQGILRANARLSEIAQKYKMTVLMSNCVGVCDQVMTTGNSAVWDDQGIMLAQLDQSTEGLLIWDTKLQETICLVD, encoded by the coding sequence ATGAGGCTTTGTGTAGCTCAAATCAGACCAGTCTCCGGTTCTATAGCTCAAAATATCGGGATCCATAAAAAGTGGATCGACCGGGCTATTCAACATAGTACTGATATCATTATTTTTCCAGAACTATCCATCACCGGATACGAACCGAACCTGGCCCATGATCTGGCCCTACATCCTGATGATGCCCGGCTAGAGGTATTCCAGCACCTCAGCGACCAATCAAAGATCATCATTGGTGTCGGGGCTCCTATACGGCAAGATCAGGGTATCACCATCAGCTTGATACTTTTTCATCCAAACGCCCCCAGGCAGGTATATACTAAAAAATACATTCACCAGGACGAAGAACCTTTCTTTATCCCCGGACACAATGAATCAGCCTTATTAAACCATCATCCCACCATAGCATTGTCCATCTGTTACGAACTTTCTGTACCTCAGCATGCTGAGGATGCCCATCGACATGGCGCCAATATCTATCTATCCAGCGTAGCTAAAACGGCCCAGGGAATCTTGCGGGCAAATGCCCGCCTGTCAGAAATAGCACAAAAATATAAGATGACGGTGCTGATGTCAAATTGTGTGGGTGTCTGTGATCAGGTTATGACCACCGGAAATTCTGCCGTTTGGGATGATCAGGGCATTATGTTGGCTCAGCTAGATCAGAGCACGGAGGGGTTGCTTATATGGGATACAAAGCTTCAAGAGACCATTTGTTTGGTTGACTAA
- a CDS encoding redoxin domain-containing protein has protein sequence MNNIVKAFLLVAVTTFLFFSCKENESSKASILVNGEVKDFPDGMMTLYRVFDEDSSIIDTTSIKGGKFSFKINDDESRLASLVFPDGMSAIQFFTEPGIITVTGTKDDIQNLSVTGTETNGLNAELKKSNSNVEEKYAALMQVGSAANEAGDVQAVDSITSLLMNLEKETNQQNIEFAKKHPTSVLSAYLGLMAASSGADLDLNGLYNMMTPAVQQTFFGTRLKTLVDASLKTAIGASAPEFEGMTPEGKLLKLSSLKGKILLVDFWASWCGPCRQENPNVVKAYAEYNPKGFDILGVSLDQEKDKWLEAISQDGLNWPHVSDLMGWKSKIAGMYGVQGIPQNFLLDKEGKVVAKGLRGQALIAKLDELLN, from the coding sequence ATGAATAATATAGTTAAAGCATTTTTATTGGTGGCTGTAACCACTTTTTTATTTTTTTCGTGTAAAGAAAATGAAAGCTCTAAAGCCTCCATCCTGGTGAATGGAGAGGTCAAAGACTTTCCTGATGGCATGATGACCCTTTATAGAGTATTTGATGAAGACTCCAGTATCATAGATACGACTTCAATCAAAGGAGGCAAGTTTAGTTTTAAAATCAATGACGATGAATCGAGACTGGCCAGCCTGGTGTTTCCAGATGGCATGTCTGCCATCCAGTTTTTTACTGAGCCAGGCATTATAACTGTCACCGGCACTAAAGATGATATTCAAAACTTAAGCGTCACCGGTACAGAGACCAATGGACTCAATGCCGAACTCAAAAAATCAAATAGTAATGTGGAGGAAAAATATGCTGCCTTGATGCAAGTCGGATCTGCTGCAAATGAAGCAGGAGATGTCCAGGCTGTAGACAGTATCACTTCTTTGCTGATGAATCTTGAAAAAGAGACTAATCAACAAAATATCGAGTTTGCCAAAAAACATCCTACTTCTGTCCTGAGTGCTTACCTGGGCTTGATGGCTGCCAGCAGTGGCGCAGACCTCGACCTCAATGGCTTGTATAATATGATGACACCGGCAGTACAACAAACTTTTTTTGGTACAAGATTAAAGACACTGGTCGATGCTTCTTTAAAAACTGCTATCGGTGCCAGTGCACCAGAGTTTGAAGGAATGACTCCGGAGGGCAAGCTGTTGAAGCTTTCTTCTTTAAAAGGAAAGATATTGTTGGTTGATTTTTGGGCTAGCTGGTGCGGTCCATGCAGACAAGAAAATCCCAACGTGGTCAAAGCTTATGCAGAATATAATCCTAAGGGTTTCGATATACTTGGTGTGTCTTTAGATCAAGAGAAAGATAAATGGCTGGAGGCAATCTCACAAGATGGGCTCAATTGGCCACATGTATCCGATCTGATGGGCTGGAAAAGTAAGATCGCCGGCATGTATGGGGTGCAAGGCATTCCTCAAAATTTCTTACTGGACAAAGAAGGTAAAGTGGTTGCCAAAGGATTAAGAGGGCAGGCTTTGATAGCTAAGTTGGATGAGCTGTTGAATTAA
- a CDS encoding glycosyltransferase, which yields MNPSIKVIIPAFNEADNIASLFEKFIDLKQKLNLHLIVVDDGSQDDTIKVSETFASQIPITLVKHQQNQGLGVTLKDGLIKANLICDPGDLVAIMDGDDTHDPAQLLSMQALIRTEGLDLIIASRFRPGAEIYGLRQWRKILSYGAALIFIILRPISGVRDYTCGYRLMKASSLRLLIDRFGDTLITESGFAATAQILLRCRALKISCGEIPLILHYDRKKGVSKMNITRTIRRTLSLCYTDIFQS from the coding sequence ATGAATCCGTCCATAAAAGTCATCATCCCTGCTTTTAATGAAGCAGATAATATTGCTTCGCTGTTTGAAAAATTTATTGATTTAAAACAAAAATTAAACTTGCATCTCATCGTGGTAGATGATGGGAGTCAAGATGATACTATTAAAGTCAGCGAAACATTTGCGTCCCAAATACCGATCACACTGGTAAAACATCAGCAAAATCAGGGACTGGGAGTAACCCTAAAAGATGGACTTATAAAAGCAAATCTAATCTGTGATCCCGGTGACCTGGTCGCCATAATGGATGGTGATGATACGCATGATCCTGCGCAATTATTGAGCATGCAAGCCCTGATCCGGACAGAGGGACTGGATTTAATCATCGCATCACGGTTTAGGCCGGGTGCGGAGATATATGGCCTCAGACAGTGGCGGAAAATATTAAGTTACGGAGCTGCGCTGATTTTTATAATTTTGCGCCCGATATCAGGTGTACGTGATTATACTTGCGGATACAGGTTGATGAAAGCATCTAGCCTTAGACTTTTGATCGATCGATTTGGCGATACTTTGATTACTGAGTCAGGGTTTGCAGCCACAGCTCAAATATTATTACGGTGCAGAGCGTTAAAAATTAGTTGCGGAGAGATTCCTCTTATACTGCATTATGATCGCAAAAAAGGGGTGAGTAAAATGAATATCACCAGGACTATCCGACGCACCTTATCCTTATGTTACACTGATATATTTCAATCATAA
- the wecB gene encoding UDP-N-acetylglucosamine 2-epimerase (non-hydrolyzing) has protein sequence MIIVCYGTRPEIIKLSPVINELKKRNLKFKTVFTGQHKDMYLQFKNSVPTPDYWLDVMRSKSSLGDTIGSIMLKLDQILGKGGVKLLIVQGDTSSTFACALSAFNNKVPIGHVEAGLRTYNLASPFPEEGYRQMISRIASLHWAPTQKALDILLEEGIKNVRLTGNTIIDACTTTKYEITYTNKVLVTLHRRENFGERMKKLFTEIEELANRHPELEIIFPMHPNPNVKSYKHIFKKVNVIEPLEYHEVLKLISEAKFVISDSGGLQEECAAFKKKILICRENTERPEGLEVGIGKLVNTDVLKHYHWAYDHPEWDGFNPFGDGKARIAIVDHVMEFLEL, from the coding sequence ATGATCATAGTATGTTACGGTACGCGACCTGAGATCATCAAGCTTTCTCCGGTTATCAACGAGCTTAAGAAGCGCAACCTTAAGTTCAAGACCGTGTTTACAGGCCAGCATAAGGATATGTATCTGCAATTCAAAAACTCTGTGCCTACGCCGGATTATTGGCTCGATGTGATGCGTAGTAAATCCTCTCTCGGCGATACCATAGGCTCTATTATGCTTAAACTGGATCAGATACTCGGCAAAGGAGGGGTGAAGCTCCTCATAGTCCAGGGCGATACCTCCAGCACTTTTGCCTGTGCGCTCAGTGCATTTAATAATAAAGTGCCTATTGGCCACGTAGAAGCAGGACTCAGGACCTACAACCTGGCCAGCCCCTTTCCGGAAGAAGGATACCGTCAGATGATCTCCAGGATAGCTTCATTGCATTGGGCTCCAACTCAAAAAGCACTGGATATCCTACTGGAGGAAGGCATCAAAAATGTAAGACTGACCGGTAACACGATTATAGATGCTTGTACCACAACTAAATATGAAATAACCTATACCAATAAAGTTTTGGTGACTTTGCACAGAAGAGAGAATTTTGGGGAGAGAATGAAAAAATTATTTACTGAAATTGAAGAACTTGCAAATAGACATCCTGAGCTGGAGATCATATTTCCAATGCATCCCAATCCTAATGTAAAATCCTACAAGCATATTTTCAAAAAAGTAAATGTGATAGAACCGCTCGAATACCATGAGGTGCTCAAACTGATTAGCGAAGCCAAGTTTGTCATCAGTGACTCCGGCGGTTTGCAGGAAGAATGTGCTGCTTTTAAGAAAAAAATATTGATTTGCAGAGAGAACACGGAGAGGCCCGAAGGGCTCGAAGTTGGAATTGGAAAACTCGTCAATACAGATGTACTCAAACATTATCACTGGGCATATGATCACCCTGAATGGGATGGATTTAATCCTTTTGGTGATGGCAAGGCCAGAATAGCGATCGTGGATCATGTCATGGAATTTTTAGAGCTCTAG
- the queG gene encoding tRNA epoxyqueuosine(34) reductase QueG, with protein sequence MTPAQTSQWIKQKAQELGFVHAGISKVRKLDEESDRLQDWLSKGFHGDMEYMARNQSLRLDPSQLVPGAQSVISLAYNYYQPMPHKEGLPKISMYARGRDYHKILKKKLKIFWKIIQSELDHEVTGRYFVDSAPVMERQWAVLGGLGWQGKNTLLINPRSGSYFFLAEIISSLDLAEDQAIADHCGTCTRCIDACPTKAIVPGGYVLKADQCISYLTIETKKDIPESLREQMGDWVFGCDICQQVCPWNRFSTPHGDIDLLPLTNFESWSAQDWNQLDQHQFDTHFGHTPVKRAGLDKLQRSIKSQQENKNVKGGS encoded by the coding sequence ATGACACCCGCACAAACTAGCCAATGGATCAAGCAAAAAGCGCAGGAGCTTGGCTTCGTCCACGCAGGCATCTCTAAGGTAAGAAAATTAGACGAAGAATCAGACAGGCTGCAGGATTGGCTCTCCAAAGGTTTTCATGGGGATATGGAGTATATGGCCCGGAACCAATCGTTGAGGCTTGATCCTTCTCAGCTGGTACCCGGGGCACAGTCTGTAATATCTCTGGCCTATAATTATTATCAACCAATGCCTCATAAGGAAGGACTGCCAAAAATCTCGATGTATGCCAGGGGCAGGGACTATCACAAAATATTAAAGAAAAAATTGAAGATTTTTTGGAAGATCATTCAATCAGAGCTAGATCACGAAGTTACCGGAAGATACTTTGTAGATTCAGCCCCGGTGATGGAGCGCCAATGGGCTGTGTTAGGAGGCCTGGGCTGGCAGGGAAAAAATACGCTCTTGATCAATCCCCGCTCAGGGTCTTATTTTTTTCTCGCTGAGATTATTTCGTCCCTGGACTTAGCAGAAGATCAAGCCATAGCAGATCATTGTGGTACTTGTACCCGATGTATCGATGCATGTCCCACCAAGGCTATCGTGCCGGGGGGGTATGTCCTGAAAGCCGACCAATGCATTTCTTACCTTACTATAGAAACTAAAAAAGATATACCTGAAAGTCTTCGGGAGCAAATGGGTGATTGGGTCTTTGGCTGTGATATTTGTCAGCAAGTCTGTCCCTGGAATCGTTTCAGCACCCCACATGGTGACATAGATTTATTACCCCTGACCAATTTTGAATCGTGGTCAGCCCAGGATTGGAATCAATTGGATCAGCACCAATTTGATACTCATTTTGGCCATACACCTGTCAAAAGAGCGGGTTTGGACAAATTGCAACGATCCATAAAGTCTCAGCAAGAGAATAAAAATGTAAAAGGGGGTAGTTAA
- a CDS encoding saccharopine dehydrogenase NADP-binding domain-containing protein produces MAKIAVLGAGMVGSAIARVMSKHHKVVLFDGNPLQLKKCKGQNITTQVIDFKDLLELKKRIEHVDLVMGAVPGHLGYKVLEQVILSKKNMVDISFFPEDGLKLHSLAKKNQVTAIYDCGVAPGMDNILLGYHDQSMKVTDFKCYVGGLPKVKNPPFNYKAPFSPIDVLEEYTRPARFKKDGIVVTKPALTDIEHLRLPVVGTLEAFNSDGLRSLIKTMAHIPNMIEKTLRFPGHAVQMEYLKAIGLLNKKSIEVKSQTLAPIDLTAHLLFKHWKYLPGEADFTVMQVILEGIEKSQKIRYTYDLYDEYDPVEDMSAMARTTGLTACAAAEMVLQNTFREKGVFAPEYIGKAPGRFGFIIDYLKNSGVNYKRRRTKI; encoded by the coding sequence ATGGCGAAGATAGCAGTTTTAGGCGCTGGCATGGTAGGTAGTGCAATTGCAAGGGTGATGAGTAAACATCATAAGGTCGTATTATTTGATGGCAATCCATTACAATTAAAAAAATGTAAAGGGCAGAACATAACCACCCAGGTGATTGATTTTAAAGATCTCCTTGAATTAAAAAAAAGGATTGAGCACGTAGATCTTGTGATGGGCGCTGTCCCTGGTCATTTGGGTTATAAAGTATTGGAGCAAGTCATTCTCTCAAAAAAAAACATGGTGGATATATCCTTTTTCCCGGAAGATGGATTAAAACTGCATTCACTCGCAAAAAAAAATCAAGTCACAGCGATCTATGATTGCGGAGTAGCACCTGGCATGGACAATATACTCCTCGGATATCATGATCAATCAATGAAAGTGACTGACTTCAAATGTTATGTTGGTGGTTTGCCTAAAGTCAAAAATCCACCATTTAATTACAAAGCCCCATTTTCACCCATCGATGTCCTGGAAGAATATACCCGCCCTGCACGATTTAAAAAAGATGGTATAGTGGTGACCAAACCGGCACTCACTGATATTGAACATTTGCGGCTGCCTGTCGTCGGTACGCTGGAAGCTTTTAATTCTGATGGGTTACGATCCTTGATCAAAACCATGGCTCATATTCCAAACATGATAGAAAAAACATTGCGCTTCCCGGGCCATGCCGTTCAAATGGAATATTTAAAAGCTATAGGATTATTGAACAAAAAAAGCATCGAAGTAAAGAGCCAGACCCTGGCGCCAATCGATCTCACTGCGCATCTACTATTTAAACATTGGAAGTATCTTCCCGGCGAAGCTGATTTCACCGTCATGCAGGTTATCCTGGAAGGGATAGAAAAATCGCAAAAAATCAGGTACACCTATGACTTGTATGACGAATATGATCCGGTGGAAGATATGAGTGCCATGGCACGTACCACCGGGCTAACTGCCTGCGCAGCTGCCGAGATGGTTCTTCAAAATACATTTCGTGAAAAAGGTGTTTTTGCTCCGGAGTACATTGGAAAAGCTCCGGGACGGTTTGGGTTCATCATAGATTATCTCAAGAATAGTGGCGTCAACTATAAACGCAGAAGGACAAAGATTTAG